The Bos mutus isolate GX-2022 chromosome 7, NWIPB_WYAK_1.1, whole genome shotgun sequence genome window below encodes:
- the LOC102278330 gene encoding olfactory receptor 2T6, giving the protein MNGNNKTFSSDFTLTGLFTNNKASGFLFSIICAIFFMAIIVNGVMIFLIYIDPHLHTPMYFLLSHLSFIDIMYISTIVPKMLADYLEGEGTISFIACTAQYFLYMGFVGAEFFLLGLMAYDRYVAICNPLRYPVLMSHRVCWMILASSWFGGALDSFLLTPITMTLPFCASHKINHFFCEAPTMLRLACGDKAAYEMVMYICCVMMLLIPFSVVITSYAGVLITVHEMKSAEGKKKAFATCSSHIMVVILFYGAALYTYMLPQSYHTPTKDKVFSVFYTIITPLLNPLIYSLRNRDVAEAFKRVLARCLGTHFMTRGEF; this is encoded by the coding sequence ATGAATGGAAATAATAAGACCTTTTCCAGTGACTTCACCCTTACAGGGCTCTTCACTAACAACAAAGCCTCTGGCTTCCTTTTCAGCATCATTTGCGCCATCTTCTTCATGGCCATAATAGTTAATGGGGTCATGATCTTCCTGATCTACATAGACCCTCACCTCCATACCCCCATGTACTTCCTGCTCAGCCACCTCTCCTTCATTGACATTATGTACATCTCCACCATTGTGCCCAAGATGCTGGCCGATTACCTTGAGGGTGAGGGGACCATATCCTTTATTGCCTGTACAGCCCAATACTTTCTCTATATGGGCTTTGTAGGGGCCGAATTTTTCCTGCTGGGACTCATGGCATATGACCGCTACGTGGCCATCTGCAACCCTCTCCGCTATCCTGTCCTCATGAGCCATCGGGTCTGTTGGATGATCTTGGCCAGCTCTTGGTTTGGTGGTGCTCTGGATAGCTTCCTCCTCACCCCTATAACAATGACTCTACCATTCTGTGCTTCACACAAGATCAACCACTTCTTCTGTGAGGCACCCACCATGCTGAGGCTGGCCTGTGGTGACAAAGCTGCCTATGAAATGGTGATGTATATTTGCTGTGTCATGATGCTGCTGATCCCCTTCTCTGTAGTGATTACTTCCTACGCTGGAGTGCTCATCACAGTGCACGAGATGAAGTCAGCAGAAGGGAAGAAGAAGGCTTTTGCCACCTGCTCCTCACACATCATGGTGGTGATCTTATTCTATGGGGCTGCCCTGTACACATATATGCTTCCCCAATCATACCACACTCCAACAAAAGACAAGGTCTTTTCTGTCTTTTACACTATCATCACCCCCTTGTTAAACCCTCTCATTTACAGTTTGAGAAACAGGGATGTGGCTGAGGCCTTTAAGAGGGTTTTGGCAAGATGTCTAGGGACCCATTTTATGACAAGGGGAGAATTCTGA